One Archangium violaceum genomic window, CTCAACTTCGAGTTCTTCGCGGACGCGGTGACGCAGTTCTCCTCGGAGGCCCACGTCACGGATGGTGGGGCGCTCAACTACACGCTGCGCACGCCGCTGGGCGTGGTGGGGTGCATCTCTCCGTGGAACCTGCCGCTGTACCTGCTCTCCTGGAAGATCGCCCCCGCGCTGGCCATCGGTAACTGCGTGGTGGCCAAGCCCTCCGAGGTGACGCCGATGACGGCGTACCTGCTCGCGCAGGTGTGCCGCGAGGTGGGGCTGCCTCCGGGCGTGCTCAACATCGTCCACGGCTACGGCGCCAAGGTGGGCGCCGCGCTGAGCAGCCACCCGGAGATCAGCGCCATCTCCTTCACCGGCAGCACGCGCACGGGCGCGGAGATCGCCCGCACCGCCGCGCCGCTCTTCAAGAAGCTCTCGTTGGAGATGGGGGGCAAGAACCCCAACGTCATCTTCGCCGACTGCGACTTCGACGAGGCGCTGGCCACCACGGTGCGCTCGTCCTTCTCCAATCAGGGGCAGATCTGCCTCTGCGGCTCGCGCATCTTCGTGCAGGCGCCCCTCTACGAGCGCTTCAAGGAGGCGCTGGTGGCGCGCACGCGGGCGCTGAAGGTGGGGGACCCACTGGAGCCGGGGACGGAGCAGGGAGCGCTGGTGTCCCCACAGCACTTCGAGAAGGTGATGGGCTACATCGACCTGGCCCGTCAGGAGGGAGGCCGCGTCCTCACCGGAGGCAAGCGCGCGCAGGTGCCGGGGCGCTGCCAGGGCGGCTGGTTCGTGGAGCCCACGCTCATCGAGGGCCTGGACCACGCGTGCCGCACCAACCAGGAGGAGATCTTCGGGCCCGTGGCCACGCTCACCCCCTTCGAGAAGGAGGAGGAGGTGCTCGCCTGGGGCAACAGCACGCGCTACGGGCTGGCGGCGAGCGTGTGGACGCGCGACCTGAGCCAGGCGCACCGCTTCGCGGCGAAGCTGGAGAGCGGCATCGTCTGGGTGAACTGCTGGATGTTGCGAGACCTGCGCACGCCCTTCGGCGGGGTGAAGGACTCGGGCGTGGGCCGGGAGGGCGGCTGGGACGCGCTGCGCTTCTTCACCGAGCCCAAGAACGTGTGCGTGAAGCTATGAGCCATTCCGAGCGAGTCGATTCCCAGAAGGCCCCGGAGCCGGTGGGCCTCTATCCCCACGCCCGGCGCGTGGGCAACCTGCTGTTCCTCTCCGGCGTGGGGCCGCGCGAGCGCGGGAGCAAGAAGATCCCCGGCGTCGAGCTGGACGCGCAGGGGAACATCGTCTCCTACGACCTCGAGACGCAGTGCCACTCGGTGTTCCGCAACGTGCGCTACATCCTGGAGGAGGCGGGCTCCTCGTGGGACCGGCTGGTGGACGTGACGGTGTACCTCACGGACATGAAGAAGGACTTCCCCACGTACAACCGCCTGTGGGCCGAGTACTTCAAGGACGTGCCCACGCCGCCGTGCCGGACGACGCTCGGAATCACCGCGCTGCCCACGCCCATCGCCATCGAGTTGAAGTGCATCGCCACCATTGGGGACTGAGATGAGCCGACTGCAGCCGCTCAATTTCAAGAAGTGGATCGACGAGCACCGCCACCTGCTCAAGCCCCCCGTGGGCAACCAGATGGTGTGGCAGGACCGCGACTTCATCGTGATGGTGGTGGGCGGGCCCAACTCGCGCACCGACTTCCACATCGACGAGAGCGAGGAGTTCTTCTACCAGGTGGAGGGAGACATCACCCTGCGGGTCATCGAGGACGGCAAGCCCCAGGACATCCCCATCCGAGAGGGGGAGATCTTCCTGCTGCCGCCGAAGGTGCCGCACTCGCCGCAGCGGCCGGCGGGGACGGTGGGCCTGGTCATCGAGCGCAAGCGGCGCGAGGGCGAGCTGGACGGGTTCGCCTGGTACTGCCCCAGGTGCAACCACAAGCTGTACGACGAGTACCTCCAGGTCACCAACATCGTCACCCAGCTGCCGCCCATCTTCGAGCGCTTCTACGGCAACCCCGAGCACTGCACCTGCAAGCAGTGCGGCTTCCAGATGACGCGGGAAAAGCGCACGTCATGAAGATCGACATCCACACGCACCTGCTGCCGCCCGAGCTGCCGCGCTTCGCCGAGCGCTACGGTTACGGGGGCTTCATGACGCTGGAGCACCACGCGCCGTGCCGGGCGAGGATGGTGCGCGATGACGGGAAGTTCTTCCGCGAAATCGAGAGCAACTGCTGGGATCCGGTGAAGCGCATCGAGGAGTGCGATGCGTGCGGCGTCAACGTACAGGTGCTGTCCACGGTGCCGGTGATGTTTGGCTACTGGGCG contains:
- the nbaC gene encoding 3-hydroxyanthranilate 3,4-dioxygenase encodes the protein MSRLQPLNFKKWIDEHRHLLKPPVGNQMVWQDRDFIVMVVGGPNSRTDFHIDESEEFFYQVEGDITLRVIEDGKPQDIPIREGEIFLLPPKVPHSPQRPAGTVGLVIERKRREGELDGFAWYCPRCNHKLYDEYLQVTNIVTQLPPIFERFYGNPEHCTCKQCGFQMTREKRTS
- a CDS encoding aldehyde dehydrogenase gives rise to the protein MEKVLNYIGGELVPPSSQVWFDKPDPATGEPSVRVPDSDETDIRRAVEAARKAFPAWAATPATERARLLRRVAEEIRTRMEAFARAEAIDTGKPLGVASSVDIPRSILNFEFFADAVTQFSSEAHVTDGGALNYTLRTPLGVVGCISPWNLPLYLLSWKIAPALAIGNCVVAKPSEVTPMTAYLLAQVCREVGLPPGVLNIVHGYGAKVGAALSSHPEISAISFTGSTRTGAEIARTAAPLFKKLSLEMGGKNPNVIFADCDFDEALATTVRSSFSNQGQICLCGSRIFVQAPLYERFKEALVARTRALKVGDPLEPGTEQGALVSPQHFEKVMGYIDLARQEGGRVLTGGKRAQVPGRCQGGWFVEPTLIEGLDHACRTNQEEIFGPVATLTPFEKEEEVLAWGNSTRYGLAASVWTRDLSQAHRFAAKLESGIVWVNCWMLRDLRTPFGGVKDSGVGREGGWDALRFFTEPKNVCVKL
- a CDS encoding RidA family protein — its product is MSHSERVDSQKAPEPVGLYPHARRVGNLLFLSGVGPRERGSKKIPGVELDAQGNIVSYDLETQCHSVFRNVRYILEEAGSSWDRLVDVTVYLTDMKKDFPTYNRLWAEYFKDVPTPPCRTTLGITALPTPIAIELKCIATIGD